The segment tttgatatatatatatatatatagtgttatacataataataaatagaaaaaaggacaaatatatctCCGAACTATCGTAAAGAGTATGCAGATATCCTTcatcatacttttgggacatagGTACCGGTGGTGGAGCTAGAATTTATAATAAAGGCGTTCAACATCTTAAGAAGTAAACTACGAACTAATTGAATGAGGttcgacatctactatatatacataaaaaataatctatacCATGTATAAATAGTATATTTCCCGCCCCCCTAATTCTATCTAGCTCCGCCCTTGGTTGGTGTCCCTGCTGTCTAGAAATTAGAATGCATATGCTTTTCACTCTAACGGAAGACTATAGAGGAACACATGATACATCATCTTATTTATCAATCCGATGCCGAGTCGGTGagtaaaattataacaaatgtaTTTTCATTAGTATAAAGGATATATATACATACCATGTATAATAATTCAGAAATATATCTTTTttcctaaataaaaaataccacTAACTAATAGTTACTATCTCTTAAAAGTACCAACTCAAGTATATTTTAGAAACGCGTCAACATTTCCAAAGTCAAGAAAACGCGGTAGAACTCAAAAAAGTGGTGTTGCCAAAGGACTTATTCAACATTTACTTTTAGAAAATGTGGTCCAACAAGCAAcaattttactttctttctaaaatttgTTTATGTGGAATATGACTTTtactatcaatacataaatGTTTTATTCAATTTGATCTTAGCTAATATTTACGCTCTCAAACATTAGATGTGCACAAGTTATTCATAAATCtgtataaagttaaataaatagacacacaCGTAGATATTGCATTTGACGTGAATTGCCATACAGGACATCGGATGTATGTCAACTTATTCAACTCCATACAATAAGTGTCTACTTATGTAGTAAAGTACTATTCAACTTAAAAGACCGTTTATGTAATATGCCAGACTATTTTCCCCTGCAGGCAACACTTTGTTTGTATCTAATAGGTATACATGATATCCATTTATAACTTTGCCTCTTTCTTACATGACTTTTTTAGCTATGCTTCTTGTTGGTCTCTTATTGTTTCCCCTTTCAGCTATTGCTCAATCTTACCAAAATGTTAGTTTGGGTTCATCACTCACTACAAGTGATATTACTAGCTTTTGGCCATCTCCATCTGATGAATTCGCTTTCGGCTTCCAAAAAGTTGGAAATGAATCAAGGTACTTACTAGCCATATGGTTCAATAAAATCACAGACAAAACCATAGTTTGGTCAGCCAATAGGAATAATCTTGTCTTTGATGGATCCAAAGTTCAGCTCTCTGCGGATGGAAGACTAGTTCTCACCGATCCAAATGGTCAAGAGATGTGGGCTCGTGGCATGGCGAATGCTCAATTGGCCTATGGAGCCATGCTTGATAATGGAAACTTTGTGCTAGCAACTAGTAGTTCAGACACTCTATGGCAGAGTTTTGATGAGCCCACCGATACGATTTTGCCTGGTCAAGTACTTAATCAAGGGAGCAGCCTTGTTTCAAGTTTCTCTGACACGAATGTATCGAGTGGGAGGTTTGAGTTCATACTTCAAAATGATGGAAATCTGGTGCTTTACACAGTCAATTATCCAGCTGAGGCAACAAATGCTGCATATTGGTCTACTATGTCAGTTGGCAGTGGTTATCAGGAGATCTTCAATCAATCAggctttatttttcttcaagcAAAGAATGGAACTTTGATAAATTCAATATCTTCTAATGTGGAAAACTCAAGAAGGCAATCAATATATCATCGAGCGATTCTTGAATATGATGGAGTTTTTAGGCACTATGTCCATCCGAAATCTTCTGGTAGGGAACCGATGTCATGGTCTAGTTTGTGTAACATTCCTGATAACATCTGTTtgtgttatttgtagttttgatgatttcacaaacttagggacctcataAAGGTACCGGGTTTTCTAGAGTATTGCAGGTGTATTGTTCGaagtattgcagatgaaacaaaactcagggacctaatagaggtaccaggctctcatgatgaTGAGCC is part of the Solanum lycopersicum chromosome 1, SLM_r2.1 genome and harbors:
- the LOC138341409 gene encoding G-type lectin S-receptor-like serine/threonine-protein kinase LECRK2, with amino-acid sequence MTFLAMLLVGLLLFPLSAIAQSYQNVSLGSSLTTSDITSFWPSPSDEFAFGFQKVGNESRYLLAIWFNKITDKTIVWSANRNNLVFDGSKVQLSADGRLVLTDPNGQEMWARGMANAQLAYGAMLDNGNFVLATSSSDTLWQSFDEPTDTILPGQVLNQGSSLVSSFSDTNVSSGRFEFILQNDGNLVLYTVNYPAEATNAAYWSTMSVGSGYQEIFNQSGFIFLQAKNGTLINSISSNVENSRRQSIYHRAILEYDGVFRHYVHPKSSGREPMSWSSLCNIPDNIYETKLRDLIEVPGSHDDEPVNSQLEMVQKVGAHFPMASESVTLPANGKEV